A stretch of the Borreliella afzelii genome encodes the following:
- a CDS encoding ParA family protein, whose protein sequence is MDRKKTEIITIASIKGGVGKSVLAIIFGFILKNFDKKVLLIDLDPQNSLTSYFIEYIKGVEGINVYYMFKEYKNLDLNKYLNKINSEMYIIPSHPILCKFEQEDERYKEQLLEHCIKKILYNNDFDYIIIDTPPSLGPLLYNALNITDKVIIPIQIERWSVEAFPMLMDAIEEVNIFKNKKIDVSIVENQFIKNRNTFKDVEEVVFKNYGMFIKGKIHSLNSIKVLINELKEPDVEAMYYKEAQEALEKIVKVR, encoded by the coding sequence ATGGATAGAAAAAAAACAGAAATAATAACAATTGCATCTATTAAGGGTGGCGTTGGTAAAAGTGTATTAGCAATTATTTTTGGTTTTATTTTAAAGAATTTTGATAAAAAAGTTTTACTGATTGATTTAGATCCTCAAAATAGTTTGACCAGTTATTTTATTGAGTATATCAAGGGTGTTGAAGGGATTAATGTATACTACATGTTTAAAGAGTATAAAAACTTAGATTTAAATAAGTATTTAAATAAAATCAATAGTGAGATGTATATTATTCCTTCTCACCCAATTCTATGTAAATTTGAACAAGAAGATGAAAGATATAAAGAACAATTATTGGAGCATTGTATAAAAAAAATTTTATACAATAACGATTTTGATTACATAATAATTGATACACCCCCTAGTTTAGGCCCATTATTATACAATGCTTTGAATATTACGGATAAGGTTATAATACCTATTCAAATCGAAAGGTGGTCTGTTGAGGCATTCCCTATGTTAATGGATGCAATAGAAGAAGTTAATATATTTAAAAATAAAAAAATAGATGTTTCAATAGTAGAAAATCAATTTATTAAAAATAGAAACACTTTTAAAGATGTAGAAGAGGTGGTGTTTAAAAATTATGGAATGTTTATTAAGGGCAAAATCCATAGCCTTAACAGTATAAAAGTCTTAATTAACGAACTAAAAGAACCCGATGTTGAGGCAATGTATTATAAAGAGGCTCAGGAAGCTTTGGAAAAAATAGTAAAAGTACGCTAA